A single genomic interval of Methylobacterium bullatum harbors:
- the mtnN gene encoding 5'-methylthioadenosine/S-adenosylhomocysteine nucleosidase, translating to MLPILAVTGLSKEARLAAGPGVEAVGAGGSPQRLRTLLDRRREPGCRAVISFGIAGGLDPALVPGDVVIATGIVGDTGRRETDAALRDAIHSALSRADLTTLSADLAGVDAAVLSVAAKAALHGRTGAAAVDMESHVAADFAARHGLPFAAIRVVCDPADRALPAFVATALKPNGDPDIRAVVTALARRPAHLPALIRLARDSGRAFAALSRCRASLGPGLGLPDV from the coding sequence ATGCTTCCCATTCTCGCTGTCACCGGCCTCTCCAAGGAGGCCCGGCTCGCCGCCGGTCCCGGCGTCGAGGCCGTGGGAGCGGGCGGATCTCCCCAACGCTTGCGTACCCTGCTCGACCGACGTCGGGAGCCCGGATGTCGTGCGGTGATCAGCTTCGGCATCGCGGGAGGACTCGACCCGGCGCTGGTTCCCGGCGACGTGGTGATCGCCACCGGCATCGTCGGTGACACGGGGCGCCGCGAGACCGATGCCGCCTTGCGCGACGCGATTCACTCCGCCCTGTCGAGAGCCGATCTGACGACCCTCTCCGCCGACCTCGCTGGCGTCGACGCGGCCGTCCTGAGCGTGGCCGCGAAAGCGGCACTCCATGGCCGCACCGGCGCAGCGGCGGTCGACATGGAATCCCACGTCGCGGCGGATTTTGCGGCCCGCCACGGCCTTCCGTTCGCGGCGATCCGCGTGGTCTGCGACCCGGCCGACCGCGCGCTGCCCGCCTTCGTCGCTACGGCGTTGAAGCCGAACGGCGATCCGGACATCCGGGCCGTTGTCACGGCGCTCGCCCGGCGACCCGCGCATCTGCCGGCGCTGATCCGCCTCGCCCGTGATTCGGGGCGAGCCTTCGCCGCGCTCTCCCGGTGTCGGGCAAGTCTCGGCCCCGGCCTGGGCCTGCCGGACGTCTGA
- a CDS encoding Renalase, with protein MTGHQTGTVHVVGAGLAGLSAAVSLAEQGRRVVVHEAAKQAGGRCRSYFDSTLGLTIDNGNHLLLSGNRSSLDFLKLVGAPADALTGPDEAEFPFADLKTGERWTLRPNAGRVPWWVLQASRRVPGSRAMDYLAPLSILRAASGKAPGRAGTIGERMECSGPLYERLWHPVLLAALNTDPQESDVGLAATILRETLGAGGAACRPLIAVGGLSVAFVDPALAYLARHGAEMRFGRRLRGLGADAGRVDTLLFSDESITLGPDDSVVLALPPWVAADLLPGLAVPQSYRSIVNAHFAILPPQGSPLLLGVVNGLTEWLFAYPDRLSVTISGADRLLDVSREDLAKQIWAEISTLTGLAPELPSWQIVKEKRATFAATPEEAARRASAVTAHDNLVLAGDWTATGLPSTIEGAIRSGTTAAQALLTGARGRGEAMTRGAA; from the coding sequence ATGACGGGACATCAGACCGGAACGGTTCACGTCGTCGGCGCGGGGCTCGCGGGCCTGTCTGCCGCCGTGTCGCTCGCCGAGCAGGGGCGCCGCGTCGTCGTGCACGAGGCCGCCAAGCAGGCGGGCGGGCGCTGCCGCTCCTATTTCGATTCGACGCTCGGCCTGACCATCGACAACGGCAACCACCTGCTGCTGTCGGGCAACCGCTCGTCCCTCGACTTCCTGAAGCTCGTGGGCGCCCCCGCCGACGCGCTGACCGGGCCGGACGAGGCCGAGTTCCCCTTCGCCGACCTGAAGACCGGCGAACGCTGGACCCTGCGGCCGAATGCCGGCCGTGTGCCGTGGTGGGTGCTGCAGGCCTCGCGCCGCGTGCCCGGCAGCCGCGCCATGGATTACCTCGCGCCCCTGAGCATCCTCCGGGCGGCTTCGGGCAAGGCGCCGGGCCGTGCGGGCACGATCGGCGAGCGCATGGAATGTTCCGGACCGCTCTACGAGCGCCTCTGGCATCCGGTGCTGCTCGCCGCCCTCAACACCGACCCGCAGGAGAGCGATGTCGGCCTCGCCGCCACGATCCTGCGCGAGACCCTGGGCGCGGGCGGCGCCGCCTGCCGGCCGCTCATCGCCGTCGGCGGCCTCTCGGTCGCCTTCGTCGATCCCGCTTTGGCCTATCTGGCCAGGCACGGCGCCGAGATGCGTTTCGGCCGTCGCCTGCGCGGGCTCGGCGCCGATGCGGGCCGTGTCGATACGCTGCTGTTCAGCGACGAATCCATCACGCTCGGCCCCGACGATTCGGTAGTTCTGGCCCTGCCGCCCTGGGTGGCGGCCGATCTGCTGCCGGGCCTGGCCGTTCCCCAATCCTACCGGTCGATCGTCAATGCTCACTTCGCGATCCTTCCTCCACAGGGCTCGCCATTATTGCTCGGTGTGGTGAATGGTCTGACGGAATGGCTGTTCGCCTATCCGGACCGACTGTCGGTGACCATCAGCGGCGCCGACCGCCTGCTGGATGTGTCGCGCGAAGACTTGGCGAAGCAGATCTGGGCCGAGATCTCGACTTTGACCGGACTTGCACCGGAACTGCCAAGCTGGCAGATCGTCAAGGAGAAACGGGCGACCTTCGCGGCGACGCCCGAAGAGGCCGCACGGCGCGCGAGCGCCGTGACGGCCCACGACAACCTCGTCCTGGCGGGCGACTGGACCGCGACCGGCCTGCCATCGACGATCGAGGGAGCGATCCGTTCGGGAACGACGGCCGCACAGGCGCTTCTCACGGGAGCGCGTGGACGCGGTGAAGCTATGACGCGCGGCGCGGCGTGA
- the crtB_1 gene encoding All-trans-phytoene synthase, with the protein MDQDAALPAAGSSFYTAMRLLPKDRREAMYAVYAFCRSVDDVADDGGPAPVRAAELDRWRADIDALYAENPAPRVRDLVVPIRRYGLLREDFQAVIDGMAMDAFEDIVAPDEATLDLYCDRVASAVGRLSVRIFGLPEADGIRLAHHEGRALQLTNILRDIDEDATRGRLYLPREKLAAIGLSNPTPQSAIAHPRIGEVCIAVAREAEAHYRDTWTIIDRNPRKETKAPRLMAAAYRLYLDAVLKRGWAMPRARVKPSKLALLGVALRHGIL; encoded by the coding sequence ATGGACCAGGACGCCGCCCTGCCGGCCGCCGGGTCCTCGTTCTACACCGCCATGCGGCTGCTGCCGAAGGATCGCCGCGAGGCGATGTACGCGGTCTACGCCTTCTGCCGCTCGGTGGACGACGTCGCCGACGATGGTGGACCGGCACCCGTCCGCGCGGCCGAACTCGACCGCTGGCGCGCCGATATCGATGCGCTCTATGCCGAAAATCCGGCTCCGCGCGTGCGCGACCTCGTGGTGCCCATCCGGCGCTACGGATTGCTGCGCGAGGATTTCCAGGCGGTCATCGACGGCATGGCGATGGACGCGTTCGAGGACATCGTCGCCCCGGACGAGGCCACCCTCGATCTCTATTGCGACCGGGTCGCCAGCGCGGTCGGGCGGCTGTCCGTGCGCATCTTCGGCCTGCCCGAGGCCGATGGCATCCGCCTCGCCCATCACGAGGGCCGTGCGCTTCAACTCACCAACATCCTGCGCGACATCGACGAGGACGCGACACGCGGCCGCCTCTACCTGCCCCGCGAGAAGCTCGCCGCCATCGGCCTGAGTAATCCGACGCCCCAGTCCGCCATCGCACATCCCCGCATCGGTGAGGTCTGCATCGCCGTGGCGAGGGAGGCGGAGGCCCATTACCGCGACACCTGGACGATCATCGACCGCAATCCCCGCAAGGAGACGAAGGCCCCCCGTCTGATGGCGGCGGCCTACCGGCTCTATCTCGACGCGGTTCTGAAGCGCGGCTGGGCCATGCCCCGTGCGCGCGTGAAACCCTCGAAGCTCGCCCTGCTGGGCGTCGCGCTTCGTCACGGGATCCTGTGA
- a CDS encoding 3 beta-hydroxysteroid dehydrogenase/Delta 5-->4-isomerase, giving the protein MTEATSSGRFDESRYDAGPVLITGASGFLGAALVDVFRKAGFSVRIMVRASSPRTNLVWNDVEIVEGDMRDRASVAAALAGQRYLVHAAADYRLWAPDPEEIVRTNRDGAVILMEEALRAGIERIVYTSSVATIKPHDDGTPADETRPLTPGTAIGAYKRSKVVSERVVEEMAARNGLPVVIVNPSTPIGPRDVKPTPTGRIIVEAALGRMPAFVDTGLNLAHVDDVAYGHLLALRHGRTGERYILGGENVLLSQMLADIAGMVGRKAPTINLPRAVVYPIAFISEQMARITGKTPFATIDGIKMSRYRMFFTDAKARAELGYSARPYREGLSDALGWFRQSGYLK; this is encoded by the coding sequence ATGACAGAGGCCACCTCCTCCGGCAGGTTCGACGAGAGCCGTTACGATGCCGGCCCGGTTCTCATTACCGGAGCGAGTGGGTTCCTCGGTGCCGCCCTCGTGGACGTGTTCCGCAAGGCCGGCTTCTCCGTGCGGATCATGGTGCGGGCCTCGTCGCCGCGCACCAACCTCGTGTGGAACGACGTCGAGATCGTCGAGGGCGACATGCGTGACCGCGCGTCGGTCGCCGCCGCGCTCGCCGGCCAGCGCTACCTCGTCCATGCCGCCGCCGATTACCGGCTCTGGGCGCCGGACCCGGAAGAGATCGTCCGCACCAACCGCGACGGCGCCGTCATCCTCATGGAGGAAGCCCTCCGGGCCGGTATCGAGCGGATCGTCTACACGTCGAGCGTCGCGACCATCAAGCCGCATGACGACGGCACGCCCGCCGACGAGACGCGTCCCCTCACCCCCGGCACGGCCATCGGCGCCTACAAGCGCAGCAAGGTCGTCTCCGAGCGCGTGGTCGAGGAGATGGCGGCCCGCAACGGCCTGCCCGTGGTCATCGTCAACCCGTCGACGCCCATCGGCCCCCGCGACGTCAAGCCGACCCCGACGGGCCGGATCATCGTGGAAGCGGCCCTCGGCCGGATGCCGGCCTTCGTCGATACCGGCCTCAACCTCGCCCATGTGGACGACGTCGCCTACGGCCATCTCCTGGCCCTGCGCCATGGCCGCACCGGCGAGCGCTACATCCTGGGCGGCGAGAACGTCCTGCTGTCGCAGATGCTCGCCGACATCGCCGGCATGGTCGGCCGCAAGGCGCCGACCATCAACCTGCCGCGCGCCGTGGTCTACCCGATCGCGTTCATCTCCGAACAGATGGCCCGGATCACAGGGAAGACGCCCTTCGCGACCATCGACGGCATCAAGATGTCGCGCTACCGCATGTTCTTCACCGATGCCAAGGCACGGGCCGAACTCGGCTATTCCGCGCGGCCCTACCGCGAGGGGCTGTCGGACGCCCTCGGCTGGTTCCGCCAATCGGGGTATCTGAAGTGA
- the nucA gene encoding Nuclease encodes MSIPVRRNGRRSAAACLLLVGLAWPASEGEAGFACASIFANGQEPVLVNRKLARETTSLCYEAFAVLHSGVSRTPVYASELLTRASVAKARTVDRTDSFHEEDRLPNSVRARLDDYVRSGFDRGHMAPAGDMPSAAAQAESFSLANVVPQDRTLNRGLWAAIEESVRRLAVARGRLFVVTGTIYAGSTIDSLDGRVLVPTSLFKAVYDPGRREAAAYLVANRADAEWRSVPLGELTTLSGIDVFPGLVATAMDLPEPRTYSRGDTAGERPKGRMREEPGFGEWALAALHRIARRLLREVLRSIF; translated from the coding sequence TTGAGCATTCCGGTTCGGCGGAACGGGCGGCGCTCGGCTGCGGCATGCCTCCTCCTCGTCGGGCTGGCGTGGCCGGCGAGCGAGGGCGAGGCGGGGTTTGCCTGCGCCTCGATCTTCGCGAACGGACAGGAGCCGGTCCTCGTCAACCGTAAGCTCGCCCGCGAGACGACGAGCCTTTGCTACGAAGCCTTCGCGGTGCTGCATTCGGGCGTGTCGCGCACCCCCGTCTACGCTTCCGAACTCCTGACGCGGGCGAGCGTCGCCAAAGCGCGGACCGTCGACCGGACGGATTCCTTCCACGAGGAGGACCGCCTGCCGAATTCCGTCCGCGCCCGGCTCGACGATTACGTCCGGAGCGGGTTCGACCGAGGCCACATGGCGCCGGCCGGAGATATGCCGAGCGCGGCGGCGCAGGCCGAATCATTCAGTCTCGCCAATGTCGTGCCTCAGGATCGAACCCTGAACAGGGGCCTGTGGGCGGCGATCGAGGAGAGTGTCCGCCGCCTCGCGGTCGCGCGGGGTCGCCTCTTCGTGGTCACCGGGACGATCTATGCGGGCAGCACCATCGATTCCCTCGACGGCCGCGTCCTCGTGCCGACATCCCTGTTCAAGGCGGTCTACGATCCCGGGCGGAGGGAGGCGGCGGCCTATCTCGTGGCGAACCGTGCCGATGCCGAATGGCGGTCGGTCCCCCTCGGCGAACTGACCACCCTGTCGGGCATCGACGTCTTTCCCGGCCTCGTCGCGACGGCGATGGACCTGCCCGAGCCGCGCACCTATTCCAGGGGCGACACGGCCGGCGAGCGTCCGAAAGGGCGCATGCGCGAGGAACCGGGATTCGGCGAATGGGCGCTCGCAGCGCTTCACCGCATCGCGCGGCGCCTCCTCCGCGAGGTGCTGAGGTCGATCTTCTGA
- the crtB_2 gene encoding Phytoene synthase, with product MTATLDSATDARSGKGHKDENFPVASHLIHPKNRGAILAFYDFVRAGDDVADHAELSPERKVELLDDLADALTGKGPSDREAEPLKRELAARGLPATHALELLDAFRLDARKNRYEDWDDLIAYCRLSAMPVGRFVLDIHGEDPAVVWGPSDAICAALQIINHLQDCAKDYRRNDRVYLPRDVLERHGVSVDALAADKATPALRAAIRELAERTMVLLDEGAVLPDLIDDLRLSLEIAAIHRLAVVLTKGLLTRDPLSEKVHHGKAGFALTALGGIASTLARRPFRSRILRRQSTRVASQGAQS from the coding sequence GTGACCGCAACCCTCGACAGCGCGACGGACGCGCGTTCGGGCAAGGGGCACAAGGACGAGAACTTTCCCGTCGCCTCCCACCTGATCCATCCGAAGAATCGCGGCGCGATCCTGGCGTTCTACGATTTCGTGCGTGCGGGCGACGACGTCGCCGACCATGCCGAACTGTCGCCCGAGCGCAAGGTCGAGCTCCTCGACGATCTCGCCGATGCCTTGACCGGCAAGGGGCCCTCCGACCGCGAGGCGGAGCCGCTGAAGCGGGAACTCGCCGCGCGCGGCCTTCCGGCGACGCATGCTCTCGAACTCCTCGACGCCTTCCGCCTCGATGCGCGGAAGAACCGGTATGAGGATTGGGACGACCTCATCGCCTATTGCCGTCTGTCCGCGATGCCCGTGGGCCGCTTCGTCCTCGACATCCACGGCGAGGATCCGGCCGTGGTCTGGGGACCGTCGGACGCGATCTGCGCCGCGCTCCAGATCATCAACCACCTGCAGGATTGCGCGAAGGATTATCGCCGCAACGACCGGGTCTACCTGCCGCGGGACGTGCTGGAGCGCCACGGCGTCTCCGTGGACGCTCTCGCCGCCGACAAGGCCACCCCTGCCCTGCGCGCGGCCATCCGTGAACTCGCCGAGCGGACCATGGTCCTCCTCGACGAGGGCGCGGTGCTGCCCGACCTTATCGACGACCTGCGCCTGAGCCTCGAGATCGCGGCGATCCACCGCCTCGCCGTGGTGCTCACGAAGGGGCTGCTCACGCGCGACCCGCTCTCGGAGAAGGTCCATCACGGCAAGGCGGGCTTCGCCCTGACGGCTCTGGGCGGAATCGCCTCGACCCTGGCGCGGCGTCCGTTCCGCTCGCGCATCCTGCGCCGACAGTCCACGCGCGTCGCGAGTCAGGGAGCGCAGTCATGA
- the dxs_1 gene encoding 1-deoxy-D-xylulose-5-phosphate synthase, protein MSRIETSILDGLDETSALRALPESQLQAVADAVRQEMIDAVSVTGGHLGSGLGVVELTVALHHVFETPDDRIVWDVGHQAYPHKILTGRRDRIRTLRQPGGLSGFTKRSESVYDPFGAAHSSTSISAALGMAVARDLDEASAKAKGAPAPRRRNMIAVIGDGSMSAGMAYEAMNNAGALHSRLIVILNDNDMSIAPPVGAMSAYFARLASGGTYRGLRETAKQLGKLLPKAIYQRAAAAEEYARSLVVGGGTMFEEMGFHYVGPVDGHNLDHLLPILKNVRDSDQGPILLHVVTQKGKGYAPAEASADRYHGVVKFDVLSGVQAKAKPNAPAYTRVFGESLIKAADADDKVVAITAAMPGGTGIDLFGKAHPDRTFDVGIAEQHAVTFAGGLATEGYKPFVAIYSTFLQRAYDQVVHDVALQNLAVRFCLDRAGLVGADGATHAGAFDLAYLCCLPNMVVMAASDEAELVHMVATQHAHDSGPIALRYPRGEGVGVDLPERGVPLPIGKGRIVKRPENARVALLSLGTRLSEALKAADLLETAGIAVSVADARFAKPLDEAMILDLAASHEVLVTLEEGSVGGFGAMVLHLLSEKGALDTGRVRVRTLTLPDTYQDHNSPEAMYAEAGLDADGIVRTVQAALPEQKAGRLRLA, encoded by the coding sequence TTGTCACGGATAGAAACCTCGATCCTCGACGGGCTTGACGAGACGTCTGCTCTTCGCGCGCTTCCCGAGAGCCAGCTTCAGGCGGTGGCGGACGCTGTGCGTCAGGAGATGATCGACGCGGTGTCGGTGACGGGCGGTCACCTCGGGTCTGGTCTGGGCGTGGTCGAGCTGACGGTGGCCCTGCATCACGTGTTCGAGACGCCCGACGACCGGATCGTGTGGGATGTCGGGCACCAGGCCTATCCGCACAAGATCCTCACGGGGCGTCGCGACCGGATCCGGACGCTGCGCCAGCCGGGCGGGCTGTCGGGCTTCACCAAGCGGTCGGAGAGCGTCTACGACCCGTTCGGGGCGGCGCATTCCTCCACCTCGATCTCGGCGGCGCTCGGCATGGCGGTGGCGCGCGACCTCGACGAGGCGTCGGCCAAGGCCAAGGGCGCGCCCGCGCCCAGGCGCCGCAACATGATCGCGGTGATCGGCGACGGCTCGATGTCGGCGGGCATGGCCTACGAGGCGATGAACAATGCCGGGGCGCTGCATTCGCGCCTGATCGTGATCCTGAACGACAACGACATGTCGATCGCCCCGCCGGTGGGAGCGATGTCGGCCTATTTCGCCAGGCTCGCCTCGGGCGGGACCTATCGCGGCCTGCGCGAGACCGCCAAGCAGCTCGGCAAGCTCCTGCCGAAGGCGATCTACCAGCGCGCGGCGGCGGCGGAGGAATATGCCCGCTCCCTGGTGGTGGGCGGCGGCACGATGTTCGAGGAGATGGGCTTCCACTATGTCGGCCCGGTCGATGGCCATAACCTCGACCATCTCCTGCCGATCCTGAAGAACGTGCGCGATTCGGACCAGGGGCCGATCCTGCTCCATGTCGTGACCCAGAAGGGCAAGGGCTACGCCCCGGCCGAGGCTTCCGCCGACCGCTACCACGGGGTGGTGAAGTTCGACGTGCTGTCGGGCGTCCAGGCCAAGGCCAAGCCGAACGCACCGGCCTATACCCGCGTCTTCGGCGAGAGCCTGATCAAGGCGGCGGATGCCGACGACAAGGTGGTGGCGATCACGGCGGCGATGCCGGGCGGCACCGGGATCGACCTGTTCGGCAAGGCGCATCCGGACCGGACCTTCGATGTGGGCATCGCCGAGCAGCATGCGGTGACGTTCGCGGGCGGCCTGGCGACGGAGGGCTACAAGCCGTTCGTGGCGATCTACTCGACCTTCCTGCAGCGGGCCTACGATCAGGTCGTGCACGACGTGGCGCTGCAGAACTTAGCCGTTCGGTTCTGCCTCGACCGGGCGGGTCTGGTGGGTGCGGACGGGGCGACCCATGCGGGCGCGTTCGATCTGGCTTATCTCTGCTGCCTGCCGAACATGGTCGTGATGGCGGCCTCTGACGAGGCCGAGCTGGTCCACATGGTGGCGACCCAGCATGCCCATGACAGCGGCCCGATCGCCCTGCGCTACCCGCGCGGCGAGGGGGTGGGCGTGGACCTGCCCGAGCGCGGCGTGCCGCTTCCCATCGGCAAGGGCCGGATCGTCAAGCGCCCCGAGAATGCGCGTGTGGCGCTGCTGAGCCTCGGCACACGTCTGTCTGAGGCGCTGAAGGCGGCCGACCTTCTGGAGACGGCGGGGATCGCCGTGAGCGTGGCGGATGCGCGCTTCGCCAAGCCGCTCGACGAGGCGATGATCCTCGATCTGGCGGCGAGCCACGAGGTCCTGGTCACCCTGGAAGAGGGGTCGGTGGGCGGCTTCGGCGCAATGGTGCTGCATCTCCTGTCGGAGAAGGGCGCTCTCGACACGGGCCGGGTGCGGGTGCGGACGCTGACGCTGCCGGACACCTACCAGGACCACAACAGCCCGGAGGCGATGTACGCCGAGGCCGGCCTCGACGCCGACGGCATCGTCAGGACCGTCCAGGCCGCCCTCCCCGAGCAGAAGGCCGGACGCCTGCGTCTCGCCTGA
- the shc gene encoding Squalene--hopene cyclase, producing MREAFKKVETLQRPKTQEISLDDVEHGVMRATQALTNLVHADGHLCFELEADATIPSEYIMFHQFRATTIPPDLMAKIGNYLRRTQGKHGGWSLVHDGPFDMSASVKAYYALKFVGDSIEAPHMRRAREAILSRGGAANSNVFTRFLLALFGEVPWRAVPVMPVEIMHLPKWFPFHLDKISYWARCVIVPLLVLQAKKPLAKNPLGLGVSELFVTPPDHVRSWPGSPHATWPWTPIFGAIDRLLQVTQDYFPKKRRQRGIDKAVAWTSERLNGEDGLGAIFPAMVNTVLMYEVLGYPADHPQVRIACEAVEKLVVVKEHEAYVQPCLSPVWDTALAGHALLEAGGPDAEHQARRGLDWLRPLQVLDIKGDWAAGRPNVRPGGWAFQYANPHFPDLDDTAVVVMAMDRAMRQHGLVADVPDYAVSIARAREWVEGLQSSDGGWAAFDADNNHHYLNNIPFSDHGALLDPPTADVTARVVSMLSQLGETRETSKALDRGVKYLLDDQEEDGSWYGRWGMNFIYGTWSVLCALNAAGVDPASPEIRRSVAWLIRIQNPDGGWGEDASSYKIDPAFEPGYSTASQTAWALLALMAAGEADDPAVTRGINYLTRTQGADGFWSEERYTATGFPRVFYLRYHGYPKFFPLWAMARYRNLKRSNTRSVAYGM from the coding sequence ATGCGAGAGGCATTCAAGAAGGTCGAGACGCTCCAGCGTCCCAAGACCCAGGAGATATCCCTGGACGACGTCGAGCATGGGGTCATGCGGGCGACGCAGGCCCTGACGAATCTCGTCCATGCGGACGGGCATCTGTGCTTCGAGCTCGAAGCGGATGCGACGATCCCGTCCGAATACATCATGTTCCACCAGTTCCGGGCGACGACCATTCCGCCCGACCTGATGGCCAAGATCGGCAACTACCTGCGCCGGACGCAGGGCAAACACGGCGGCTGGTCGCTGGTCCACGATGGGCCATTCGACATGAGCGCCAGCGTGAAGGCCTATTACGCGCTGAAGTTCGTCGGCGACTCGATCGAGGCCCCGCATATGCGGCGTGCCCGCGAGGCCATCCTGTCGCGCGGCGGTGCGGCCAATTCCAACGTGTTCACCCGTTTCCTGCTCGCCCTGTTCGGCGAGGTGCCGTGGCGCGCCGTGCCGGTGATGCCTGTCGAGATCATGCATCTGCCGAAGTGGTTTCCCTTCCACCTCGACAAGATTTCCTATTGGGCACGCTGCGTGATCGTGCCCCTGCTGGTGCTGCAGGCCAAGAAGCCGCTGGCCAAGAACCCCCTCGGGCTCGGCGTCTCCGAATTGTTCGTGACGCCGCCCGACCACGTCCGGTCCTGGCCTGGCAGCCCGCATGCGACCTGGCCGTGGACGCCGATCTTCGGCGCCATCGACCGGCTGCTGCAGGTCACGCAGGATTATTTCCCGAAGAAGCGGCGTCAGCGCGGCATCGACAAGGCCGTGGCCTGGACCAGCGAGCGCCTCAACGGCGAGGACGGTCTCGGCGCCATCTTCCCGGCCATGGTGAACACCGTACTCATGTACGAGGTGCTCGGCTATCCCGCCGATCACCCGCAGGTGCGGATCGCCTGCGAGGCGGTCGAGAAGCTTGTCGTGGTCAAGGAGCACGAGGCCTACGTCCAGCCCTGCCTCTCGCCGGTCTGGGACACGGCTCTGGCCGGCCATGCCCTGCTGGAAGCCGGCGGACCCGATGCCGAGCATCAGGCACGGCGCGGGCTCGACTGGCTGCGTCCGCTCCAGGTGCTCGACATCAAGGGCGACTGGGCGGCCGGACGTCCCAATGTCCGCCCCGGCGGCTGGGCGTTCCAATACGCCAACCCGCACTTCCCCGACCTCGACGACACCGCCGTGGTGGTGATGGCCATGGATCGGGCGATGCGCCAGCATGGTCTCGTCGCCGACGTGCCGGATTACGCCGTCTCCATCGCCCGCGCCCGCGAATGGGTCGAGGGCCTGCAATCGAGCGATGGCGGCTGGGCGGCCTTCGACGCCGACAACAACCACCATTACCTCAACAACATCCCGTTCTCGGATCACGGCGCGCTGCTCGACCCGCCTACCGCCGACGTCACGGCGCGCGTCGTCTCAATGCTCTCGCAGCTGGGTGAGACCCGCGAGACCTCGAAGGCTCTCGATCGCGGCGTGAAGTACCTCCTCGACGATCAGGAGGAGGATGGCTCCTGGTACGGCCGCTGGGGCATGAACTTCATCTACGGCACCTGGTCGGTGCTGTGCGCCCTCAACGCCGCCGGCGTCGACCCGGCCTCGCCGGAGATCCGCCGGTCGGTGGCGTGGCTCATCCGTATCCAGAACCCGGATGGCGGCTGGGGTGAGGACGCCTCGTCCTACAAGATCGATCCGGCCTTCGAGCCCGGCTACTCCACCGCCTCTCAGACCGCCTGGGCGCTGCTGGCGCTGATGGCGGCGGGTGAGGCCGACGATCCGGCCGTGACGCGGGGCATCAACTACCTCACGCGCACGCAGGGAGCCGACGGCTTCTGGTCCGAGGAGCGCTACACGGCGACCGGATTCCCGCGGGTCTTCTACCTGCGCTACCACGGCTACCCGAAGTTCTTCCCGCTCTGGGCCATGGCGCGCTACCGCAACCTCAAGCGCAGCAACACGCGGTCCGTCGCCTACGGGATGTGA